A single genomic interval of Stieleria maiorica harbors:
- a CDS encoding efflux RND transporter permease subunit → MFFWWADHPLAQIAVFIVMSTLATIGFTNPSLITDWIPERLEQTDQSNASTRSGRDRNRRNMDYPDGGRVPENVQPFQVGGGQCILVATIGPSSDADFFSGPNLRALRRVAEGLQEMPQIDDVMWLDSVPSFNLFGLSGTLLPSDNASQRQLDEARSRVLENPLAVGQLISGDGRTVLMHLGIDWFFVTSDDAVTTEIRQRAESIASQVPGASLRFQLTGPVPLHLMMANNHVTDSTKYQLIGYSIMLLSAVILFRGFSAVVIVAVAPAVGVLWTTGMLHYLDLQDNPFNDIIVPVLVSLVGLTDSVHLMVEIRQQRASGLEVNEAARRGVSRVGMACLLTSTTTAIGFLSLLGAHHEIVRDFGMCCVVGVAMTFISVLTVIPLGCRSPLGRRLHVGLGKSLVDGQLRRIGPLVDWVLRRDRAVARVAIAVTLALALISLQLQPDEKRYSGLSESGEAAQALRHLDRALGGLEFSTVDVRWYGDSDDGELLDVLGEVDTLLAGEPLIGNPLGLGQLLAALPGEGDAKERMTLLELLPPSLKRAFYVPERRFASVQFRVQDLGIAAYNDTFQRIEKGLESIADRHPDFELILEGHAVWRWSNIYQIVTDLATSLGTASVVIWLVLTIVYRSVRIGLISIIPNLFPLAATAAMLVFSGQHLEMVTVCVFTICVGIAVDDTIHFLTRYQEEMKQGGEHEDVIRRAFTGVGSALLMTTIVLVAGLASAIAGDSRDARIFGIMGCLTLATALFADVLLLPAMLSRYAKSRRR, encoded by the coding sequence TTGTTTTTCTGGTGGGCCGATCACCCGCTCGCCCAGATTGCCGTGTTCATCGTCATGTCGACGCTGGCGACAATCGGATTTACCAATCCCTCGTTGATCACCGATTGGATCCCCGAGCGTCTGGAGCAAACGGACCAATCAAATGCGTCGACCCGTTCCGGTCGGGATCGCAATCGCCGCAACATGGACTATCCCGACGGTGGTCGAGTCCCGGAGAACGTCCAGCCGTTTCAGGTCGGCGGGGGGCAATGCATCCTGGTCGCAACGATCGGTCCTTCCAGTGATGCGGATTTCTTTTCCGGGCCAAACCTGCGTGCGCTGCGCCGGGTCGCCGAGGGGCTGCAGGAGATGCCGCAGATCGACGACGTGATGTGGCTGGATAGCGTTCCCAGTTTCAACTTGTTCGGACTCTCGGGAACGCTGCTGCCAAGCGACAACGCCTCGCAGCGTCAATTGGACGAGGCGAGAAGTCGGGTGTTGGAGAATCCGTTGGCCGTCGGGCAGTTGATCTCCGGTGATGGGCGAACGGTATTGATGCACCTGGGGATCGATTGGTTCTTTGTCACCAGCGACGATGCGGTCACCACCGAGATTCGCCAGCGTGCCGAATCGATCGCGTCGCAAGTTCCCGGTGCGTCGTTGAGGTTTCAATTGACCGGACCGGTCCCGCTGCACCTGATGATGGCCAACAACCACGTCACCGATTCGACCAAGTACCAATTGATCGGCTATTCGATCATGTTGCTTTCGGCGGTGATTCTGTTTCGCGGATTCTCGGCGGTGGTGATCGTCGCGGTCGCGCCGGCCGTCGGCGTGCTGTGGACGACCGGGATGCTGCACTACTTGGACCTGCAAGACAATCCATTCAACGACATTATTGTTCCGGTTCTGGTCAGTCTGGTCGGTCTGACCGATTCGGTGCATTTGATGGTCGAGATCCGCCAGCAACGCGCCAGCGGGCTCGAAGTCAACGAGGCGGCTCGCCGAGGCGTCTCGCGCGTCGGCATGGCTTGTCTGTTAACCAGCACGACCACGGCGATCGGGTTTTTGTCATTGTTAGGGGCTCACCACGAGATCGTACGCGATTTCGGGATGTGCTGCGTGGTCGGTGTCGCCATGACGTTCATCAGTGTACTGACTGTGATTCCGCTGGGATGCCGATCACCTCTGGGGCGACGGCTGCATGTCGGATTGGGCAAGAGTTTGGTCGATGGGCAATTGCGACGGATCGGGCCGCTGGTCGATTGGGTGCTCCGTCGCGACCGTGCCGTCGCTCGGGTCGCAATCGCGGTCACGCTCGCACTCGCACTGATTTCCTTGCAATTGCAGCCTGACGAGAAGCGTTACAGCGGGTTGAGTGAATCGGGGGAGGCAGCACAGGCGCTGCGGCACTTGGACCGCGCGCTCGGCGGATTGGAGTTCAGCACCGTCGACGTTCGTTGGTATGGCGATTCGGATGACGGCGAGTTGTTGGACGTCCTGGGCGAAGTTGACACGTTGCTTGCTGGTGAACCGCTGATCGGTAATCCGTTGGGGCTGGGGCAATTGCTCGCGGCGCTCCCCGGAGAAGGCGACGCGAAGGAGCGGATGACGCTGTTGGAATTGTTACCGCCGTCACTCAAACGCGCGTTCTACGTTCCCGAACGCCGCTTCGCCTCCGTTCAGTTTCGCGTCCAGGATTTGGGGATTGCCGCGTACAACGATACCTTCCAGCGGATCGAAAAAGGGTTGGAATCGATCGCCGATCGACATCCCGATTTTGAGTTGATCTTGGAAGGGCACGCGGTTTGGCGTTGGAGCAACATTTATCAAATCGTCACTGACCTTGCGACCAGTTTGGGGACGGCCAGCGTGGTGATCTGGTTGGTGTTGACGATCGTGTACCGCTCCGTCCGGATCGGATTGATCTCGATCATCCCCAATCTGTTTCCGCTGGCCGCAACGGCGGCGATGTTGGTTTTCAGCGGCCAGCACTTGGAGATGGTCACCGTGTGCGTGTTCACGATCTGTGTTGGGATCGCGGTCGACGACACGATTCACTTTTTGACGCGGTATCAAGAAGAGATGAAGCAGGGAGGAGAGCACGAGGACGTGATCCGCCGCGCGTTCACCGGCGTCGGTTCGGCGTTGTTGATGACGACGATCGTCTTGGTTGCGGGATTGGCCTCCGCGATCGCTGGCGATTCCCGCGACGCCCGCATCTTCGGCATCATGGGCTGTCTGACCCTGGCCACCGCACTGTTCGCCGACGTGTTGCTGCTACCCGCCATGCTCAGCCGATACGCCAAGTCCCGCCGCCGATAA
- a CDS encoding TauD/TfdA dioxygenase family protein, with protein sequence MQRYNTITAAPIAGSLGAEITGVSLSENLPDDVVAEIRQALLDHLVIFFRGQDLSPQQQIAFARRFGPLEQHDFVKGMSDYPEIIRVVREADETTKNFGGSWHCDVTHQRCPALGSVLYAVDVPPFGGDTLFANQYLAYETLSPGMQRMLQGLTGIHTARGPFAPEGRSKSNWKNMEVQTSDKAYEEMEHPVVRTHPETGRKLLFVNRTFTVRFKEMTEQESAPLLEYLFRHASDERFTCRFRWSQGAVAFWDNRAVLHHAVGDYSGYRREMRRVAISGDRPV encoded by the coding sequence GTGCAACGCTACAACACCATCACCGCCGCTCCGATCGCCGGATCGCTCGGCGCCGAGATCACCGGCGTCTCGCTCAGCGAAAACCTTCCCGATGACGTGGTCGCCGAAATCCGACAGGCGTTGCTCGATCATTTGGTGATCTTCTTTCGCGGCCAAGATCTCTCGCCGCAACAACAGATTGCCTTCGCACGCCGTTTCGGGCCACTGGAACAACACGACTTTGTCAAAGGCATGTCGGACTATCCCGAAATCATTCGCGTCGTTCGTGAAGCTGACGAAACGACGAAGAATTTTGGTGGTTCCTGGCACTGCGACGTGACGCATCAGCGCTGCCCCGCGCTCGGGTCGGTTCTTTACGCCGTCGACGTTCCTCCCTTCGGCGGCGACACGCTGTTTGCCAACCAGTACCTTGCCTACGAAACCCTCTCGCCCGGCATGCAGCGAATGCTCCAGGGGCTGACCGGAATTCACACCGCGCGCGGGCCGTTCGCGCCCGAGGGGCGCTCGAAATCGAATTGGAAAAACATGGAAGTGCAGACCAGCGACAAGGCCTACGAAGAAATGGAGCACCCGGTCGTTCGGACGCATCCAGAGACCGGCCGCAAGTTGTTGTTCGTCAATCGAACCTTCACGGTCAGGTTCAAAGAGATGACCGAACAAGAAAGCGCGCCGCTGTTGGAGTACCTGTTCCGACACGCCAGCGACGAACGGTTCACGTGTCGATTTCGTTGGTCCCAAGGGGCGGTCGCGTTCTGGGACAACCGCGCTGTGCTGCACCATGCGGTCGGAGACTACTCGGGATACCGCCGCGAGATGCGCCGGGTGGCAATTTCCGGCGACCGCCCCGTGTAA
- a CDS encoding Gfo/Idh/MocA family protein, with protein sequence MTHHRSLSRRHWLAALPVVASAAGHFCKAAEQPRIRIGQIGTKHAHASGKLDAILKFPETYELVGVVEPDAERRAAMRGRDPYRGVTWLTESELLSTPGLQAVAVETDIPNLVPTAVRCLNAGMHIHLDKPAGESLDACRAMHQIATERGLTIQMGYMLRYNPAFQFADQIVRDGWLGEITEINGMMGKYMNDGGRLELAKISGGGMFELACHLIDQVVSLLGPPESVTSHLRRTFPEKDSFADNQLAVFDYPKAIATIRCNHIDPMGGARRQFSITGTEGTFEIRPLEPTPRGRLGLDRPRGQFKKGYQDVTFESPTGRYDAEFLDLAQVIRGEKKLRWDADHDIATHEAVLRASGML encoded by the coding sequence ATGACCCATCACCGCTCTCTTTCACGTCGTCATTGGCTGGCCGCGTTGCCGGTGGTTGCAAGTGCAGCCGGACACTTCTGCAAGGCGGCCGAGCAACCTCGAATTCGCATCGGCCAAATCGGAACGAAACACGCCCACGCCAGCGGCAAGCTGGACGCGATCCTGAAATTTCCGGAAACGTATGAGCTGGTCGGGGTTGTCGAACCCGATGCGGAACGCCGTGCGGCGATGCGTGGGCGTGATCCCTATCGAGGCGTCACATGGCTGACCGAGTCGGAGTTGCTTTCGACGCCTGGTCTGCAAGCGGTGGCCGTCGAAACGGACATCCCGAACTTGGTTCCGACGGCGGTGCGATGTTTGAATGCGGGGATGCACATTCACTTGGACAAGCCGGCCGGCGAATCACTGGATGCCTGTCGTGCGATGCACCAGATCGCCACCGAGCGTGGACTGACCATCCAGATGGGATACATGCTGCGGTACAACCCGGCGTTTCAGTTTGCCGATCAGATCGTCCGCGACGGTTGGCTGGGTGAGATCACCGAGATCAACGGCATGATGGGCAAGTACATGAACGACGGAGGCCGGCTGGAACTGGCCAAGATCTCCGGCGGCGGGATGTTTGAACTTGCCTGTCACTTGATCGACCAAGTCGTCTCGTTGCTCGGGCCGCCGGAGAGTGTGACGTCACATTTGCGACGGACCTTTCCCGAGAAAGACTCCTTTGCCGACAACCAGTTGGCGGTGTTTGATTACCCGAAAGCGATCGCAACGATTCGCTGCAATCACATCGATCCGATGGGCGGCGCGCGTCGGCAGTTCTCGATCACCGGGACCGAAGGCACGTTCGAGATCCGTCCCCTGGAACCAACGCCCAGGGGACGGTTGGGATTGGATCGCCCGCGAGGGCAGTTCAAAAAGGGTTACCAAGACGTGACGTTCGAAAGTCCCACGGGACGCTACGACGCGGAATTTTTGGATTTGGCGCAGGTGATCCGCGGCGAAAAGAAATTGCGTTGGGACGCCGATCACGACATCGCGACGCACGAAGCCGTGCTGCGGGCCAGCGGCATGCTTTGA
- a CDS encoding putative signal transducing protein yields MPEEEKNLDLSKLVTVAERPDEASAAIVVSVLQDDGIRAIATGGFTSGFRAEAPGMVKIKAFEEDAERARQVIAEIKMDPSVFDD; encoded by the coding sequence ATGCCCGAAGAAGAAAAGAACCTTGACCTCTCGAAACTGGTCACGGTCGCCGAGCGGCCCGATGAAGCGTCCGCCGCGATCGTCGTGTCGGTGCTGCAGGATGATGGGATACGCGCCATCGCCACCGGCGGCTTTACCTCCGGATTCCGCGCCGAAGCCCCCGGCATGGTCAAGATCAAGGCGTTCGAAGAGGATGCCGAGCGGGCGCGACAAGTGATCGCCGAGATCAAAATGGATCCATCGGTCTTCGACGACTGA
- a CDS encoding aldo/keto reductase — MKYHSFPGTDLFVSQLCFGCWGITSDFHWGQRAEVESVDAMLAAVDAGVNFFDTAPMYGEGASETLLGKVVAENNLRDKLVIASKIRPDKMRPSDVVADCEESLARLQTDYLDLYQTHWTSPDVPIADTWGAMRELQTQGKVRHIGVCNAGVGDMGDLLPLQKPLTNQLPYNLIARMIEFEVQPRCVDEGIGILVYSPLMHGMLADKYKTAAEVPDGRARSRHFTTDRPKARHGEPGCEAETFAALDRIRAIAASVESSMAELALAWTIAKPGIVSIIAGARNADQARQNSGFLERTFPTETIDQLDQATEELKNALGSNPDLWDGGDNSRYR; from the coding sequence ATGAAATACCACTCCTTCCCTGGCACCGACCTTTTCGTTTCCCAATTGTGCTTTGGATGTTGGGGGATCACCAGCGACTTCCATTGGGGCCAGCGTGCCGAAGTCGAATCGGTCGACGCGATGTTGGCCGCCGTGGATGCCGGAGTCAATTTCTTTGACACCGCCCCAATGTATGGCGAGGGTGCCAGTGAAACGCTGCTGGGGAAAGTGGTTGCGGAGAACAACTTGCGCGACAAACTGGTCATCGCCAGTAAGATTCGGCCCGACAAGATGCGCCCCTCCGATGTCGTCGCCGACTGCGAGGAATCACTCGCTCGCTTGCAAACCGACTACTTGGACCTCTATCAAACCCACTGGACCAGCCCCGACGTGCCGATCGCCGACACGTGGGGAGCCATGCGAGAACTGCAAACACAGGGGAAAGTGCGACACATCGGGGTCTGCAACGCGGGCGTGGGCGACATGGGCGATCTCTTGCCGCTGCAAAAGCCGTTGACGAACCAGTTGCCTTACAACCTGATCGCCCGAATGATCGAGTTTGAAGTCCAACCACGCTGCGTCGACGAAGGCATCGGGATCCTGGTCTACAGCCCGTTGATGCACGGGATGTTGGCCGACAAGTACAAGACGGCCGCCGAGGTTCCCGACGGCCGCGCCCGATCGCGGCACTTCACCACCGATCGTCCCAAGGCGCGTCACGGAGAACCGGGCTGCGAGGCGGAAACCTTTGCGGCGCTCGATCGAATCCGAGCGATCGCCGCCTCGGTCGAATCCTCGATGGCCGAATTGGCACTTGCCTGGACGATCGCCAAACCCGGCATCGTCAGCATCATCGCCGGGGCGCGCAATGCCGATCAGGCTCGACAAAATTCCGGCTTCCTGGAGCGTACATTTCCAACGGAAACGATCGACCAGCTCGACCAAGCAACCGAAGAACTCAAAAACGCCCTAGGCAGCAATCCCGACCTCTGGGACGGCGGCGACAATTCTCGGTACCGCTGA
- a CDS encoding sulfatase-like hydrolase/transferase, whose translation MRSFTDITVPLTIFLTMLVRLPSQVSAATPQPNFLVIVSDDQRPDTIAALGNPVIDTPNLDRLVREGMTFERATCAFPLCVPSRAEILTGATAFRNGVPYGGGRLKPGQTFWADALRKAGYQTWYSGKWMNDGSPKTRGYEETSALFSSGGAGALGREPRYGRYGRLITGYRGWTFKTDDGKPELEKGIGLVGETSKHIADGAIALLERKSDKPFFLHVNFTAPHDPLIIPPGYEDKYDPDEVPVPANLLPEHPFDHGNLRGRDEQLLPWPRTESDVRREIAAYYAVIDDMDHQIGRILNTLRKSGRDENTVIIFTSDHGLALGSHGLMGKQNMYEHTIGVPFIIAGPGIPHGKRTDAQIYLRDIYPTTCELAGIAIPDSVDGKSLAAVLNGTADQIYPAVYGYYHDVQRMVRTKRWKLIQYPRIDEVQLFDLENDPLEQHDLASSNEHAAIRDKLADQMHRWFQEQGAKFASAAN comes from the coding sequence ATGCGAAGTTTCACTGACATCACTGTGCCTTTGACGATCTTCCTGACGATGCTGGTCCGTTTGCCGTCGCAAGTTTCTGCAGCCACACCGCAGCCGAATTTTTTGGTGATCGTCAGCGATGATCAACGGCCCGACACGATCGCCGCCTTGGGCAACCCGGTGATCGACACCCCGAACCTGGATCGTCTGGTTCGTGAAGGGATGACATTTGAACGTGCGACGTGCGCGTTTCCGTTGTGCGTTCCCAGCCGCGCAGAAATCCTGACCGGCGCGACGGCGTTTCGCAACGGCGTCCCCTACGGCGGCGGACGACTGAAGCCCGGACAAACGTTCTGGGCCGATGCGTTGCGGAAGGCCGGATACCAGACCTGGTATTCGGGCAAATGGATGAATGACGGCTCACCGAAGACGCGCGGGTACGAAGAAACAAGTGCGTTGTTCAGCAGCGGCGGTGCGGGGGCACTGGGCCGTGAACCCCGCTACGGACGCTACGGGCGGCTGATCACGGGCTACCGTGGCTGGACCTTCAAAACCGACGACGGAAAACCGGAACTGGAAAAGGGAATCGGCTTGGTCGGCGAAACGAGCAAGCACATCGCCGACGGCGCGATCGCACTGTTGGAACGCAAATCGGACAAACCCTTCTTTCTGCACGTCAACTTCACGGCGCCGCATGATCCATTGATCATCCCGCCGGGATACGAAGACAAATACGATCCGGACGAGGTGCCGGTGCCGGCAAACCTGTTGCCGGAGCATCCGTTCGACCACGGGAACCTGAGAGGTCGTGATGAACAACTCCTTCCGTGGCCGCGAACCGAATCGGATGTCCGCCGAGAGATCGCGGCTTATTATGCGGTCATCGACGACATGGATCATCAGATCGGACGGATCTTGAACACGTTGCGGAAATCCGGCCGCGACGAAAACACGGTGATCATCTTCACCAGCGACCACGGGTTGGCCTTGGGCAGCCACGGGCTGATGGGCAAACAAAACATGTACGAACACACGATCGGTGTTCCCTTCATCATCGCCGGGCCGGGGATCCCCCATGGAAAACGTACCGATGCGCAAATCTACTTGCGAGACATATATCCGACGACATGCGAATTGGCGGGTATCGCGATCCCGGATTCAGTCGACGGGAAGAGTCTTGCGGCAGTTTTGAATGGCACCGCAGACCAAATCTATCCGGCAGTCTATGGCTATTACCATGATGTCCAACGGATGGTCCGCACGAAGCGTTGGAAGCTGATCCAGTATCCGCGGATTGACGAGGTGCAACTTTTTGACCTGGAGAACGATCCACTGGAGCAACACGACCTTGCATCGTCCAATGAGCATGCGGCGATCCGAGACAAACTGGCCGATCAGATGCACCGGTGGTTCCAGGAGCAAGGAGCGAAGTTTGCGTCGGCTGCGAATTGA
- a CDS encoding redoxin domain-containing protein, with product MYLGNDRVSVFGCLATAFFVGIFWTCGVHGQRPLPLRQLTFRGTDGEPVSVGDATLTAVCFLGTECPLAKLYGPRLQRLADRYADRGVTFLGVNSNLQDSPAEIDAYAKKYVLEFPMIKDADQSIADAFEATRTPEVFLVDSGGMIVYQGRIDDQYEPGISRAHPTTNDLRDAIEASLTGAPIDQPKTTGVGCLITRATKMNGTATSSADVTFNADIAAILNEHCVECHRPGEIAPMALTDYDEVVGWGQMILEVIDQKRMPPWHADPDIGHFVGQRRMSDEARNKIAAWIDDGMPQGDAADRPPLPQWPSGWQFASEPDVEIAIRDRPFTVPAEGVVEYQYFVVDPKWTEDRWIRAAQVIPGDASVVHHAIVFVRPPDGSSFHGIGWMAAYVPGQRAVALPDGHARLVPAGSKLVFQMHYTPNGHQTEDLTRVGVWTVDREDVTHEVFTRMAIDHEFEIPPGVENHVVKMAVDSFPPNSRMLGITPHMHLRGKSFLLLANRPGGQTEPLLRVPHYDFNWQHWYEFAKPVNLSDVDSLEMSVSFDNSTGNPFNPAPDDFVSWGDQTWEEMAVAFFDVAIPRGGPHYRVQPTVSLSPRERQQREQRMEEHVTAFLDQMDVNADGIVERDETPVTFQRFGFNRIDQNRDGRIERDEISAAAAERL from the coding sequence ATGTACCTTGGAAACGATCGCGTTTCGGTCTTCGGTTGCCTGGCAACTGCTTTTTTTGTCGGCATCTTTTGGACGTGCGGCGTGCACGGACAACGTCCACTTCCGCTCCGGCAATTGACGTTCCGGGGGACGGACGGGGAACCGGTTTCGGTCGGCGACGCCACGTTGACGGCGGTTTGTTTTCTGGGAACGGAATGTCCGCTGGCAAAACTCTACGGGCCTCGCTTGCAGCGATTGGCCGATCGTTATGCCGACCGTGGCGTCACCTTCTTGGGCGTCAACAGTAACCTGCAGGACTCGCCGGCGGAAATCGATGCGTATGCGAAGAAGTACGTGCTCGAATTCCCGATGATCAAGGACGCCGATCAATCGATCGCCGACGCGTTCGAAGCAACCCGCACGCCGGAAGTGTTTTTGGTCGACTCCGGCGGCATGATCGTTTACCAAGGGCGAATCGACGATCAGTACGAACCGGGCATCTCTCGCGCCCATCCGACCACCAACGACTTGCGTGACGCGATCGAAGCGTCGCTGACCGGCGCACCGATCGACCAGCCCAAGACGACTGGCGTGGGGTGTTTGATCACGCGAGCGACGAAGATGAATGGAACCGCGACTTCGTCGGCCGATGTGACCTTCAATGCCGATATCGCCGCGATCCTGAACGAACACTGTGTCGAGTGTCACCGGCCGGGCGAGATCGCGCCGATGGCGCTGACGGACTATGACGAGGTCGTCGGTTGGGGACAAATGATCCTGGAGGTCATCGACCAGAAACGCATGCCGCCCTGGCACGCCGACCCCGACATCGGGCATTTCGTCGGCCAACGCCGCATGTCCGATGAAGCTCGCAACAAGATCGCTGCCTGGATCGACGACGGGATGCCACAAGGCGACGCCGCTGATCGACCGCCGTTGCCGCAATGGCCCAGCGGTTGGCAATTCGCCAGCGAACCGGACGTTGAAATTGCGATCCGCGATCGTCCCTTCACCGTCCCCGCCGAAGGTGTTGTCGAATACCAGTACTTTGTCGTTGACCCGAAATGGACCGAAGACCGTTGGATTCGCGCGGCGCAGGTCATCCCAGGCGATGCGAGTGTGGTGCATCATGCGATCGTTTTCGTCCGGCCTCCCGACGGCAGTAGCTTTCATGGCATCGGCTGGATGGCCGCCTACGTGCCGGGGCAACGAGCCGTCGCACTGCCGGACGGTCACGCCCGATTAGTCCCGGCAGGTTCGAAGCTGGTGTTTCAAATGCACTACACCCCCAATGGCCACCAGACAGAAGATCTCACGCGGGTCGGCGTTTGGACGGTCGATCGCGAAGACGTCACCCACGAGGTGTTCACCCGGATGGCGATTGATCACGAATTCGAAATCCCACCAGGTGTGGAAAATCACGTGGTCAAGATGGCCGTGGATTCATTTCCGCCAAACTCGCGGATGTTGGGCATCACGCCGCACATGCACTTGCGTGGGAAATCGTTTCTGCTGCTGGCCAATCGTCCGGGTGGCCAGACCGAACCGTTGCTCCGCGTGCCCCACTATGATTTCAATTGGCAACACTGGTACGAATTCGCTAAGCCCGTCAATCTGAGCGACGTCGATTCGCTGGAAATGTCCGTCAGCTTTGACAATTCCACCGGCAACCCGTTCAATCCGGCACCGGACGACTTTGTGTCCTGGGGCGATCAAACCTGGGAGGAAATGGCGGTCGCTTTTTTCGATGTCGCCATCCCACGCGGCGGTCCGCACTATCGCGTCCAACCGACGGTTTCGTTGTCGCCGCGCGAACGTCAGCAGCGCGAGCAGAGAATGGAGGAACACGTCACCGCATTTCTCGATCAGATGGATGTCAATGCGGACGGGATCGTCGAGCGTGATGAGACGCCCGTCACCTTCCAACGTTTCGGGTTTAATCGGATCGATCAAAATCGCGACGGTCGAATCGAACGCGACGAAATATCAGCCGCCGCAGCGGAGCGACTGTGA
- a CDS encoding C-terminal binding protein, with product MTKRFKVVITDLMTEPLDAERLVLGEVADVIALDAKSEAELVGQIEDADAVMVYHYLTFSKSSIDRLSYCRVIVRPGVGYDAIDIAAARERGIPVCNVPDYGSEEVADSAVAMAVSLARGTHLLCNRLRRGVGPWNVDQAKPIPRLRGRRFGIVGCGRIGTAAALRAKAFGLEVAFFDPYLPDGIDKALGIRRVERLDDLLSSSHILSVHCPLTDETRGMIAASEISRMPQGSFLVNTARGGIVDTVAVVDALQRGRLAGAGIDVLEQEPPPVDSPVLAAWRDPNHPAHDRLLLNPHTAYYCEEGSDEFRTKGAQEVMRALLGQPLRNVVN from the coding sequence ATGACGAAACGATTCAAGGTGGTGATCACCGATCTGATGACCGAACCGCTTGATGCGGAGCGGCTTGTGCTGGGCGAGGTCGCCGATGTCATTGCGCTCGATGCGAAGAGCGAAGCGGAGTTGGTCGGCCAAATCGAAGACGCCGACGCGGTGATGGTCTATCACTACCTGACGTTTTCAAAAAGCAGCATCGATCGGTTGTCCTATTGCCGAGTGATCGTACGTCCCGGAGTCGGCTACGACGCGATTGACATCGCTGCCGCACGCGAGCGTGGCATCCCGGTCTGCAACGTCCCGGACTACGGCAGCGAAGAGGTCGCCGATTCGGCGGTCGCGATGGCGGTTTCACTCGCCCGCGGCACCCACCTGCTCTGCAATCGATTGCGACGCGGTGTCGGCCCGTGGAACGTCGACCAGGCGAAACCGATTCCACGACTTCGCGGTCGGCGATTTGGCATCGTCGGGTGCGGGCGCATCGGAACCGCCGCGGCGCTGCGTGCCAAAGCGTTCGGGTTGGAGGTCGCGTTCTTTGATCCGTATCTTCCCGATGGGATCGACAAAGCCCTGGGAATCCGGCGTGTCGAACGATTGGACGATTTATTGTCATCATCACACATCCTCAGCGTGCACTGCCCGTTGACGGACGAGACACGTGGAATGATCGCGGCATCGGAAATCAGCCGAATGCCGCAGGGATCGTTTTTGGTCAACACGGCGCGGGGCGGCATTGTCGACACCGTTGCGGTGGTGGACGCTTTGCAGCGAGGCCGCTTGGCCGGTGCCGGGATCGATGTGTTGGAACAAGAGCCACCGCCGGTAGACAGCCCCGTGCTGGCTGCATGGCGTGATCCGAATCACCCCGCGCACGACCGACTGCTACTCAATCCGCACACCGCCTACTACTGCGAGGAGGGCAGCGACGAGTTTCGCACCAAGGGGGCACAAGAAGTCATGAGAGCGTTGTTAGGACAACCGCTTCGCAACGTGGTGAATTAA